The Plasmodium knowlesi strain H genome assembly, chromosome: 4 genome window below encodes:
- a CDS encoding succinyl-CoA ligase, putative: protein MILSKRSNRLSVLRNYYSVWVGYNQNVQQVENFKNSLNYLFKPKSIGVIGATERAGSVGNSIVKNLMQGEESYKLYFVNSKGNKVYNRDSYKTIGDVPEENIDLAVIAVPRNHVLGVMKDLKSKNVKGVVIVTAGFKETGSEGTKLEQQIIDVAKTNGIRIIGPNCLGIIHSYHNMNASFADNTILKGNFSLLSQSGAICSAALDLSLQHNIGFSHFISVGSMCDVQFYELVEYLFYDENTKYILLYVESIGDMNKFMAVCKKVCLYKPIILLKSGKTAKAAEAAISHTGSMVGNYEIFYASMKKLGVLVVDNFEELFNMCKILNLSKYPETNEVCVVTNAGGPGVLLVDNITRNDGNLSKLNDNLKKKLDAFLPPSWSKANPVDILGDASPLLYKKTIEALLKDEQFKNIIILLSPQSVTEPMNTAKEIISVKDDMANKGKLLLCNYLGGVSLEESTNFLNKNNIPTFIHPEHSAQNLLKLYKNIIHIQNLYEEIPTFLADAEQNHYVNGIIYKHHFGKKINVDHSNVGEKEGNTKHHISSGTPEDIIQNALKNKNYILNEFDSKKILQSYGIPTVSTEVFYTLEEIQNNLSKITFPCAMKIYSDTITHKKDIGGVILNIKNKEELIESYKTIHQNVKKHNLESEFKGVTIQTMIDTNDGIELILGYYFDQNFGPVLMFGSGGSYVEIFKDNVLLIPPLSYSYTHHMMKETKIYNALLGKSSRFKKCDMPMLINKIINFSDLILDLLPYINECDINPLFVSGSNIVALDARFTLRKNVNAETFKSAKNNSLYSNFAKKYPVDMVFFDGDTSGEKSKKGQEADAQVKKDASCEGTTPPVDLPHQFASVTRSIHPYDVKLMHTFLQKNAKELHQSTFFFTTEDTIKTKLFAFELCNADYDLYNVILHMQNNKVSGLIKTEKRQDSNHCYPYATDAATFTHLIQKLNSFSNKQNCTSNFVYLKKDSPFAEQLKSMSYEVDYEQGDIICYVGATKTSS, encoded by the coding sequence ATGATTCTAAGCAAGCGCAGCAATAGATTGAGCGTTCTGCGGAACTATTACAGCGTGTGGGTGGGGTATAACCAAAATGTACAGCAGGTAGAGAACTTCAAGAACAGTCTGAACTATCTGTTCAAGCCAAAGAGCATTGGAGTGATCGGAGCAACGGAAAGGGCCGGATCCGTAGGAAATTCTATCGTAAAGAATCTTATGCAGGGAGAAGAATCTTACAAACTATACTTTGTCAACAGTAAGGGAAATAAAGTGTACAACCGAGATAGCTACAAAACAATTGGAGATGTTCCAGAGGAAAATATCGACTTGGCCGTCATAGCCGTTCCAAGGAATCACGTCTTAGGAGTGATGAAGGAtttgaaaagtaaaaatgtaaaaggtGTAGTAATCGTAACTGCTGGTTTTAAGGAAACAGGTTCAGAAGGAACAAAGCTAGAGCAACAAATCATAGATGTAGCAAAAACTAATGGGATCAGAATTATAGGCCCAAACTGTCTAGGTATTATCCATTCTTACCACAATATGAACGCTTCCTTTGCTGACAACACAATATTAAAAGGGAATTTTTCATTGCTATCTCAGAGTGGAGCCATCTGTTCAGCTGCGTTAGATCTATCTCTACAACACAATATCGGATTCTCTCACTTCATTTCGGTTGGTTCTATGTGCGATGTGCAGTTTTATGAATTAGTGGAGTATCTTTTCTACGATGAGAACACCAAGTATATCCTACTCTATGTAGAATCCATCGGAGACATGAACAAATTTATGGCCGTTTGTAAGAAGGTCTGTCTGTACAAACCCATTATCCTTTTGAAGAGTGGAAAAACGGCCAAAGCAGCAGAAGCAGCTATTTCACATACTGGTTCTATGGTCGGAAATTACGAAATATTCTATGCATCtatgaaaaaattagggGTTCTAGTAGTAGATAATTTTGAAGAACTATTCAACATGTGTAAAATACTTAACCTCTCCAAATATCCAGAGACGAATGAAGTTTGTGTAGTGACCAATGCAGGAGGTCCAGGGGTTCTTCTCGTAGATAATATTACCAGGAATGATGGGAATTTATCCAAGCTGAATgataatttaaagaaaaagctaGATGCATTTTTACCCCCTTCATGGAGTAAAGCCAACCCAGTAGATATCCTTGGAGATGCTTCTCCATTGttgtataaaaaaacaatagAAGCGCTATTAAAAGATGAACAATTTAAGAATATCATAATTTTGTTGTCTCCACAAAGTGTTACTGAACCAATGAACACTGCAAAGGAAATCATCAGCGTAAAGGATGATATGGCCAATAAGGGAAAACTGCTTCTCTGCAACTACCTAGGAGGAGTATCCCTAGAAGAATCTACTAACTttctaaataaaaataacatacCAACCTTTATTCACCCAGAGCACTCCGCACAAAATTTGTTGAAGCtgtataaaaatatcattcACATTCAGAACTTGTATGAAGAAATCCCCACCTTCCTGGCAGATGCAGAACAGAATCATTATGTGAATGGAATCATCTATAAACAccactttggaaaaaaaattaacgtcGACCACTCCAACGTgggtgaaaaggaaggaaacacTAAACACCACATCAGTAGCGGCACACCAGAAGACATAATACAGAATGCcctgaaaaataaaaactacattttaaatgaatttgattccaaaaaaattctccaGAGTTATGGCATACCAACCGTTTCAACAGAAGTGTTCTACACCTtagaagaaatacaaaataatCTTTCAAAAATCACCTTCCCCTGTGCcatgaaaatatattcgGACACCATTACACATAAGAAGGATATTGGGGGAGTTATCCTTAACATTAAGAATAAGGAAGAACTCATTGAATCATATAAGACTATTCAccaaaacgtaaaaaaacaTAACCTAGAAAGTGAATTCAAAGGAGTTACCATTCAGACCATGATAGACACAAACGATGGAATTGAATTAATATTAGGATACTATTTTGATCAGAACTTCGGACCCGTTTTAATGTTCGGTTCAGGTGGATCCTACGTAGAAATATTTAAAGATAATGTTCTCTTGATTCCCCCGCTGAGTTATTCGTATACCCACCACATGATgaaggaaacaaaaatttataaTGCCTTATTGGGCAAATCTTcgagatttaaaaaatgtgatatgCCAATGCTCATTAACAAGATTATCAACTTTTCCGATCTTATTTTGGATCTCCTTCCTTATATCAACGAGTGTGATATAAACCCCTTGTTCGTTTCAGGAAGCAACATTGTGGCGCTCGACGCTAGATTTACCCTccgaaaaaatgtaaacgCGGAGACGTTCAAGTCTGCCAAGAACAACTCCCTGTACAGCAACTTCGCGAAGAAGTACCCAGTCGATATGGTCTTCTTTGATGGGGACACTTCCggggaaaaaagcaaaaaaggCCAAGAAGCAGACGCACAGGTGAAGAAGGATGCATCATGTGAAGGAACTACCCCACCAGTGGACCTCCCTCACCAGTTCGCTTCCGTCACCAGGTCCATCCATCCCTACGATGTCAAACTTATGCACACCTTTCTCCAAAAGAACGCCAAAGAATTACACCAGAGtaccttcttcttcaccacGGAGGACACCATCAAGACGAAGCTATTTGCCTTCGAGCTGTGCAATGCGGATTACGACCTTTACAATGTTATTCTCCACATGCAGAACAACAAAGTTAGCGGCTTGATAAAAACAGAGAAAAGGCAAGATTCCAACCATTGCTATCCTTATGCAACGGATGCAGCCACTTTTACGCACTTGATCCAGAAGCTAAATTCTTTTTCGAACAAGCAAAATTGCACATCGAACTTTGTGTACCTTAAGAAGGACTCCCCCTTTGCGGAACAACTCAAGTCCATGTCCTACGAGGTGGACTACGAGCAAGGGGATATAATCTGCTACGTTGGCGCTACCAAAACGAGCTCGTAA
- a CDS encoding trafficking protein particle complex subunit 5, putative, with amino-acid sequence MEKGKNSVEIELNRPPQEVSLSAFSILFSEIVQYCLWKSKRGYRIEDSLHEMGLRVGYKLNEYLPYKNKTKRCVSIISMLTFLSKHLWKYLFQHSSDLLKSQDSIYEYMLCDKNILLNKFISVPKDYGNINCASFAAGIVEGMLCSSEFQAEVTAHTVYEDDKNFNTTIFIKFYPEVVDREKSP; translated from the coding sequence atggagaaagggaaaaactcaGTGGAAATAGAACTTAACAGACCCCCCCAAGAAGTGAGCTTGAGCGCATTCAGCATTCTGTTTAGCGAAATAGTGCAATATTGTTTATGGAAAAGTAAACGGGGTTATCGAATTGAAGACTCCCTACACGAGATGGGCTTGAGAGTTGGTTATAAACTAAACGAATACCTACCATACAAGAATAAAACGAAGAGGTGTGTAAGCATTATAAGCATGTTAACCTTCTTGTCTAAGCACTTGTGGAAGTACCTATTTCAGCATTCCTCAGATTTGCTCAAGTCTCAAGATAGCATTTACGAGTACATGCTTTGcgacaaaaatattttactaAACAAATTTATTAGTGTGCCTAAAGATTACGGAAATATTAACTGCGCTTCATTTGCAGCTGGTATCGTGGAGGGGATGCTCTGCAGCTCTGAATTCCAAGCAGAGGTGACGGCACACACGGTGTATGAAGACGACAAGAATTTTAACACCaccatttttatcaaattttaTCCGGAAGTTGTGGACAGGGAGAAGAGTCCTTAA